One window of Papaver somniferum cultivar HN1 chromosome 9, ASM357369v1, whole genome shotgun sequence genomic DNA carries:
- the LOC113312488 gene encoding uncharacterized protein K02A2.6-like: MIILSDNGTSFVNQTVKELLDQYGIKFHTSNVYYPQANGQAKATNKTLLRILSRTVHDHHRSWQEQLPLALWAYRISKRSSTGASPYSLVYGEDATLPAEIAIPSARVAMASLTTRISINDVVMKIAPYVQRNEKAGKFAANWQGPYVISEAAKSGYYYLKRMNGSHINTPINGKWLKTYYA, from the exons ATGATTATCCTCTCGGATAATGGtacttcttttgttaatcaaaCAGTGAAAGAACTGTTGGATCAATATGGAATCAAGTTCCATACTTCGAATGTCTACTACCCTCAGGCAAATGGACAGGCAAAAGCGACTAATAAAACATTGCTAAGGATATTAAGCCGTACCGTACATGATCACCAtaggagttggcaggagcagctACCCCTCGCACTTTGGGCATATCGCATTTCCAAGAGAAGTTCAACCGGCGCCTCTCCTTACTCCTTGGTGTATGGAGAAGACGCAACATTGCCAGCAGAGATTGCAATTCCTTCCGCACGAGTGGCCATGGCTAGCCTCACTACCCGGATCAG CATAAATGATGTAGTAATGAAGATCGCACCATATGTCCAGCGCAATGAAAAGGCAGGAAAATTTGCTGCAAATTGGCAAGGTCCCTACGTGATTAGCGAAGCTGCGAAAAGCGGATACTACTATCTCAAGCGGATGAATGGCTCACACATCAACACTCCTATCAATGGTAAATGGCTTAAAACTTATTACGCTTAA